Proteins from a genomic interval of Dendropsophus ebraccatus isolate aDenEbr1 chromosome 6, aDenEbr1.pat, whole genome shotgun sequence:
- the TFRC gene encoding transferrin receptor protein 1 isoform X1: MGFDQVWMKMDRARSTITNIFGRVPLTYTRFSLTPQTDGDSSQVEMKLADEEECGDQPLGDHHVKHQPQQNGCKSLCFKILVVVLLFMIGFLVGYLSYRGRVGAAQPNGERPAQCLDSISEAIEDEGDTLSDTDGSQEPAFLYWNDLKPMLQKKIAATSFDTSIQQLSGTRREAGSENEESLAKMVHDNFNSFALDKVWNDEHYVRLQDSNRANRIALLKDDSEEEIFTPTSYVAYSSAASVNGSLVYAQYGTEKDFQDLKGLMNLTGKLILVRSGFIPYSEKVRNAERVGASGVLIYPEPTDFVFPGQIDDIDTPFGHAHFGTGDPFTPGFPSFNHTQFPPSKSSGLPQIPVQTLSSTDGKKLYGKLEAAGCPNKWESGCKLGNQYKVKLDVNNVLAEKKIYNVFGVLKGFDEPDRYVVVGAQRDSKGMGVSKAVVGTSLLVELARMLSEMVKKEGYKPRRSIVFASWSGGDFGAVGATEWLEGYLTTLHLKAISFINLDAIIQGPGSLQVSGSPLMYSMIQKILREIPDPVTNKLLSQEFSFSNGFSMEDAAYPFLTFSGIPSASFRFQKAKKPYAYLGTEKDTYQNFKNLVDVDSMCRTAASVTGQIILRLTHDHQLPLDVARYSEELRKRTKDLFLQINALVTMQLNVNWINSAWGDFNRAATKLKTTITESDLHNKPFLRSLNDRLMKIEHSMLSPYVSPKETPFRHILYGDGNHTFDAVMTHLGFIKDKAQFNEDLFKNQLALLTWTLQSAANALTGEVWEIDNEF, from the exons GGCTTTGATCAAGTTTGGATGAAGATGGACAGAGCGCGGTCTACGATTACAAACATT TTTGGCAGGGTCCCTCTTACTTACACCCGCTTCAGCCTGACCCCTCAGACAGATGGCGACAGCAGTCAGGTGGAGATGAAGCTGGCGGACGAGGAGGAGTGTGGGGATCAGCCTCTGGGAGACCATCATGTGAAACATCAGCCGCAACAGAACGGGTGCAAAAGCCTCTGCTTCAAAATCCTGGTGGTCGTCCTTCTCTTCATGATAG gctTTCTTGTGGGGTACCTAAGTTACCGAGGGCGTGTTGGCGCTGCACAGCCTAATGGTGAGAGGCCTGCGCAGTGCCTGGACTCTATTAGTGAGGCGATTGAAGATGAGGGCGATACATTATCAGACACGGACGGGTCCCAGGAGCCAGCGTTCCTATACTGGAATGATCTGAAACCGATGCTACAGAAAAAGATTGCTGCCACTTCCTTTGACACAAGTATTCA GCAGCTGAGTGGGACTCGTCGTGAAGCCGGCTCTGAGAACGAAGAGAGTTTAGCTAAAATGGTGCACGATAACTTCAACAGCTTTGCATTGGATAAAGTGTGGAATGATGAGCATTATGTCCGGCTACAAGATTCCAACAG GGCTAACAGAATTGCACTTTTAAAAGATGATTCAGAAGAAGAGATCTTTACCCCCACTTCCTATGTGGCTTACAGCTCTGCAGCCTCTGTTAAT GGTAGCCTTGTGTATGCCCAGTACGGTACCGAAAAAGACTTCCAAGATCTCAAAGGGCTCATGAATTTGACTGGAAAACTGATTCTTGTGCGGTCTGGATTTATACCCTATTCCGAAAAG gTTAGAAATGCTGAACGTGTTGGGGCGTCTGGGGTCCTTATCTATCCTGAGCCGACAGACTTTGTGTTTCCTGGACAGATTGATGACATTGATACTCCATTTGGTCAT GCTCATTTTGGGACTGGTGATCCGTTTACACCTGGCTTCCCTTCATTTAACCATACCCAGTTTCCACCATCAAAATCTTCAGGACTCCCTCAGATTCCTGTTCAAACACTTTCCAGTACAGATGGAAAGAAGCTTTATGG AAAACTTGAAGCTGCTGGCTGTCCAAACAAATGGGAGAGCGGATGTAAGCTCGGCAACCAGTATAAAGTGAAGCTTGACGTGAACAATGTTCTTGCCGAGAAGAAAATTTACAATGTCTTCGGTGTTCTTAAGGGCTTTGATGAACCAG ATCGCTATGTTGTGGTCGGGGCTCAGAGAGATTCTAAGGGCATGGGAGTATCCAAGGCCGTTGTTGGCACATCTCTGCTGGTCGAGCTTGCCCGTATGTTATCAGAAATGGTTAAAAAGG AGGGGTATAAACCCAGACGGAGCATTGTATTTGCCAGCTGGAGTGGAGGAGACTTCGGAGCTGTTGGTGCCACTGAGTGGTTGGAG GGATACCTCACTACACTACATCTTAAGGCAATATCCTTTATTAATTTGGATGCTATTATTCAAG GTCCGGGGTCACTGCAAGTGTCTGGTAGCCCACTTATGTACAGCATGATCCAGAAAATCCTGAGAGAG ATCCCGGACCCAGTGACTAATAAACTGCTGTCACAGGAGTTTAG TTTCAGCAATGGATTCTCAATGGAAGATGCCGCATATCCATTCCTAACATTTTCTGGTATCCCATCGGCATCATTTCGTTTTCAGAAG GCAAAAAAACCCTATGCATATCTTGGAACCGAGAAGGACACGTACCAGAACTTTAAGAACTTGGTTGATGTCGATAGTATGTGCAGGACTGCTGCCAGTGTGACAGGCCAGATAATTCTGCGTTTAACACATGACCACCAGCTGCCACTGGACGTCGCTAGATATTCAGAGGAACTGCGGAAAAGAACAAAGGATCTCTTCTTGCAAATTAATGCATTAGTT ACCATGCAGCTGAACGTAAACTGGATTAATTCTGCTTGGGGTGATTTCAACAGAGCAGCAACCAAACTCAAGACAACTATTACTGAATCCGACCTGCACAACAAACCGTTTCTGCGATCTCTAAATGATCGACTTATGAAG ATTGAGCATTCCATGTTGTCTCCGTACGTTTCTCCTAAAGAGACACCATTTCGTCACATTCTCTACGGTGATGGCAACCACACTTTCGACGCAGTGATGACGCACCTAGGTTTCATAAAAGACAAGGCACAATTTAACGAAGATCTGTTTAAAAACCAGTTGGCTCTTCTCACTTGGACTCTACAGAGTGCTGCAAACGCCCTGACGGGCGAGGTCTGGGAGATAGACAACGAGTTTTAA
- the TFRC gene encoding transferrin receptor protein 1 isoform X2: MKMDRARSTITNIFGRVPLTYTRFSLTPQTDGDSSQVEMKLADEEECGDQPLGDHHVKHQPQQNGCKSLCFKILVVVLLFMIGFLVGYLSYRGRVGAAQPNGERPAQCLDSISEAIEDEGDTLSDTDGSQEPAFLYWNDLKPMLQKKIAATSFDTSIQQLSGTRREAGSENEESLAKMVHDNFNSFALDKVWNDEHYVRLQDSNRANRIALLKDDSEEEIFTPTSYVAYSSAASVNGSLVYAQYGTEKDFQDLKGLMNLTGKLILVRSGFIPYSEKVRNAERVGASGVLIYPEPTDFVFPGQIDDIDTPFGHAHFGTGDPFTPGFPSFNHTQFPPSKSSGLPQIPVQTLSSTDGKKLYGKLEAAGCPNKWESGCKLGNQYKVKLDVNNVLAEKKIYNVFGVLKGFDEPDRYVVVGAQRDSKGMGVSKAVVGTSLLVELARMLSEMVKKEGYKPRRSIVFASWSGGDFGAVGATEWLEGYLTTLHLKAISFINLDAIIQGPGSLQVSGSPLMYSMIQKILREIPDPVTNKLLSQEFSFSNGFSMEDAAYPFLTFSGIPSASFRFQKAKKPYAYLGTEKDTYQNFKNLVDVDSMCRTAASVTGQIILRLTHDHQLPLDVARYSEELRKRTKDLFLQINALVTMQLNVNWINSAWGDFNRAATKLKTTITESDLHNKPFLRSLNDRLMKIEHSMLSPYVSPKETPFRHILYGDGNHTFDAVMTHLGFIKDKAQFNEDLFKNQLALLTWTLQSAANALTGEVWEIDNEF; encoded by the exons ATGAAGATGGACAGAGCGCGGTCTACGATTACAAACATT TTTGGCAGGGTCCCTCTTACTTACACCCGCTTCAGCCTGACCCCTCAGACAGATGGCGACAGCAGTCAGGTGGAGATGAAGCTGGCGGACGAGGAGGAGTGTGGGGATCAGCCTCTGGGAGACCATCATGTGAAACATCAGCCGCAACAGAACGGGTGCAAAAGCCTCTGCTTCAAAATCCTGGTGGTCGTCCTTCTCTTCATGATAG gctTTCTTGTGGGGTACCTAAGTTACCGAGGGCGTGTTGGCGCTGCACAGCCTAATGGTGAGAGGCCTGCGCAGTGCCTGGACTCTATTAGTGAGGCGATTGAAGATGAGGGCGATACATTATCAGACACGGACGGGTCCCAGGAGCCAGCGTTCCTATACTGGAATGATCTGAAACCGATGCTACAGAAAAAGATTGCTGCCACTTCCTTTGACACAAGTATTCA GCAGCTGAGTGGGACTCGTCGTGAAGCCGGCTCTGAGAACGAAGAGAGTTTAGCTAAAATGGTGCACGATAACTTCAACAGCTTTGCATTGGATAAAGTGTGGAATGATGAGCATTATGTCCGGCTACAAGATTCCAACAG GGCTAACAGAATTGCACTTTTAAAAGATGATTCAGAAGAAGAGATCTTTACCCCCACTTCCTATGTGGCTTACAGCTCTGCAGCCTCTGTTAAT GGTAGCCTTGTGTATGCCCAGTACGGTACCGAAAAAGACTTCCAAGATCTCAAAGGGCTCATGAATTTGACTGGAAAACTGATTCTTGTGCGGTCTGGATTTATACCCTATTCCGAAAAG gTTAGAAATGCTGAACGTGTTGGGGCGTCTGGGGTCCTTATCTATCCTGAGCCGACAGACTTTGTGTTTCCTGGACAGATTGATGACATTGATACTCCATTTGGTCAT GCTCATTTTGGGACTGGTGATCCGTTTACACCTGGCTTCCCTTCATTTAACCATACCCAGTTTCCACCATCAAAATCTTCAGGACTCCCTCAGATTCCTGTTCAAACACTTTCCAGTACAGATGGAAAGAAGCTTTATGG AAAACTTGAAGCTGCTGGCTGTCCAAACAAATGGGAGAGCGGATGTAAGCTCGGCAACCAGTATAAAGTGAAGCTTGACGTGAACAATGTTCTTGCCGAGAAGAAAATTTACAATGTCTTCGGTGTTCTTAAGGGCTTTGATGAACCAG ATCGCTATGTTGTGGTCGGGGCTCAGAGAGATTCTAAGGGCATGGGAGTATCCAAGGCCGTTGTTGGCACATCTCTGCTGGTCGAGCTTGCCCGTATGTTATCAGAAATGGTTAAAAAGG AGGGGTATAAACCCAGACGGAGCATTGTATTTGCCAGCTGGAGTGGAGGAGACTTCGGAGCTGTTGGTGCCACTGAGTGGTTGGAG GGATACCTCACTACACTACATCTTAAGGCAATATCCTTTATTAATTTGGATGCTATTATTCAAG GTCCGGGGTCACTGCAAGTGTCTGGTAGCCCACTTATGTACAGCATGATCCAGAAAATCCTGAGAGAG ATCCCGGACCCAGTGACTAATAAACTGCTGTCACAGGAGTTTAG TTTCAGCAATGGATTCTCAATGGAAGATGCCGCATATCCATTCCTAACATTTTCTGGTATCCCATCGGCATCATTTCGTTTTCAGAAG GCAAAAAAACCCTATGCATATCTTGGAACCGAGAAGGACACGTACCAGAACTTTAAGAACTTGGTTGATGTCGATAGTATGTGCAGGACTGCTGCCAGTGTGACAGGCCAGATAATTCTGCGTTTAACACATGACCACCAGCTGCCACTGGACGTCGCTAGATATTCAGAGGAACTGCGGAAAAGAACAAAGGATCTCTTCTTGCAAATTAATGCATTAGTT ACCATGCAGCTGAACGTAAACTGGATTAATTCTGCTTGGGGTGATTTCAACAGAGCAGCAACCAAACTCAAGACAACTATTACTGAATCCGACCTGCACAACAAACCGTTTCTGCGATCTCTAAATGATCGACTTATGAAG ATTGAGCATTCCATGTTGTCTCCGTACGTTTCTCCTAAAGAGACACCATTTCGTCACATTCTCTACGGTGATGGCAACCACACTTTCGACGCAGTGATGACGCACCTAGGTTTCATAAAAGACAAGGCACAATTTAACGAAGATCTGTTTAAAAACCAGTTGGCTCTTCTCACTTGGACTCTACAGAGTGCTGCAAACGCCCTGACGGGCGAGGTCTGGGAGATAGACAACGAGTTTTAA